Part of the Sphaerochaeta associata genome is shown below.
CTGGTTGGGCCTTTTACTCTCCCTTCTGTTCGCGCTCAAGCTCGGCTGGCTTCCTTCACAAGGAATGGGCAGCGGGTTTTTCGGGTTGCTGCGCTCCTTGGTCCTGCCCGCCATCACCCTGGGAACAGGTGTTGCAGCGACTGTGGTGCGCATGACCCGCTCCTCCATGCTTGAGGTAATCCGCCAGGACTATATCTCCACTGCACGGGCGAAGGGAATTACAGAAAAGCAGATCACCAACAAGCACATGCTCAAGAACGCCCTCATTCCCATCGTCACTGCAGTGGGTCTGCAGTTCGGCCACCTCCTCGGAGGAGCCATGCTTACCGAAACCATCTTCTCCTGGCCGGGGCTGGGACGCCTGATGGTCGATTCGATTACCAGCAAGGATATTCCCATGGTACTGGGAGCTGTAATTTTCATGGCGGTCATGTTCAGCTTCGTCAATCTTCTGGTCGACATCCTCTATGCCTTCCTCGACCCGCGCATAAAGAGCCAATACAAGGGGAGAAAGGCAACCATCAGAAAGGAGGTCACCGCATGAAGACATCGGATGCCAGGAAACAACGCACCCTTGCAGCAGAGACCTGGAGACGTTTCAGGAAAAACAAGCTGGCACTTGCCGGCATGATCGTCCTGATCACCCTGGTGCTTATCGCCCTGAGCACCATAGTAATCGACTTGGTCACCGACAATGCCATTTACAACAACTATGTAATCAAGCAAAACCTTCGACTCAGGCTGCAGGGCCCGAGCAAGGCCCATTTATTCGGCCTCGATGAGTTCGGCCGTGACGTACTCATGCGAATGCTCTGGGCGGTGCGATACTCCCTGTTCATGGGAACCATCGCCATCGCACTGTCGACAGTCGTCGGGGTCGTTCTCGGTTCGATCGCCGGCTACTACGGCAAGGTTACCGACAACATCATCATGCGCTTCATGGATGTGCTGCTCGCCATTCCTTCCATGTTGCTGGCAACCGCCATCGTCGCCGCCTTGGGCACCAGCCTGACCAATGTCCTGATAGCAATCGCCATCAGCTATGTACCCACCTTCGCCCGCACGGTCCGCGCCTCGGTGCTGACCATCAAGGACCAGGAGTTCATCGAGGCAGCACGTGCAATGGGTGCCAGTGATTTCCGCATCATTTTCAAATACATTCTCCCCAACTCGATGGCCCCGCTCATCGTACAGTCAACATTGGGAGTCGCCGGTGCGATTTTATCCATTGCAGGGCTTTCCTTCCTTGGCTTGGGCATACAGCCGCCGACCCCCGAATGGGGTTCGATGCTCTCCTCGGCAAGGTCCTACATCCGGGAAGGCTGGCATATAACCGTAATTCCAGGGTTGGGAATCATGATCACCATCCTCGCACTCAACGTCATGGGTGATGGATTGCGCGACGCCCTCGATCCACGATTGAAGAATTAGGAGAGACCATGAAGACTACTACCGAAGAGCTGATACGCATTGAAAATCTCACCGTTCAGTATGAAACCGATGACGCGGTGGTCCATGCGCTCAACGCCGTCTCGCTTTTCATGAGAAAAGGAGAGACGCTGGGCCTGGTTGGAGAGACCGGAGCCGGCAAGACCACCCTCGCACGAAGCATCCTGCGTCTGATTCCCTCCCCTCCGGGCGTCATTAAATCCGGCAAAATTTTCTTTGACGGCATGGACCTGCTCAGTTTGAGCGAGAACCAGATGCGCGCCATTCGAGGCAACAGCATCTCCATGATTTTCCAAGATCCCATGACCAGTTTGAATCCTGTGATGAGCGTCGGGGACCAGATCATGGAGGTTGTGGAGGCCCACAACAAGGAATTGAGTAAAGCTGAGATGGAAAAGCAGGCACTTTCCATGCTGGAGATGGTCGGTATTCCTTCATCAAGAAGCCATGAATATCCTCATCAGTTCTCAGGGGGAATGAAGCAGCGGGTCATCATCGCCATCGCCCTCGCATGCAATCCCACCCTGCTGATCGCCGACGAGCCGACCACCGCCTTGGATGTAACCATCCAGGCCCAGGTTCTCGATATGATCACAGCCCTCAAGACCCGGCTGAATACTGCAATGCTGCTCATCACCCACGACCTCGGGGTGGTGGCGCAGAATTGCGACCGCGTTGCAATCCTGTATGCCGGGCAGATCATCGAACTGGGTACGCTCAGCGATATTTTCAAACGCCCCACCCACCCCTACACCAAGGGGTTGCTCGGTTCCATTCCCTCTCTGACCAAGGAAGTAAGGCGGCTCAGTCCGATCAAGGGCATGATGCCAGACCCGACCGACCTGCCGCCGGGATGCAAGTTTGCACCCCGCTGCCAATTTGCAACGGACATCTGCAGACAGGCTGTCCCGCCATCCTATCAGATCAGCGACACTCATCAAGTGCGCTGCGTCCTTGCCAATGCGGAGGTGCACAATGGCTGAACCCTTGCTCAAGGTTGAACACCTGAAGAAATACTTTCATACCAAT
Proteins encoded:
- a CDS encoding ABC transporter ATP-binding protein, yielding MKTTTEELIRIENLTVQYETDDAVVHALNAVSLFMRKGETLGLVGETGAGKTTLARSILRLIPSPPGVIKSGKIFFDGMDLLSLSENQMRAIRGNSISMIFQDPMTSLNPVMSVGDQIMEVVEAHNKELSKAEMEKQALSMLEMVGIPSSRSHEYPHQFSGGMKQRVIIAIALACNPTLLIADEPTTALDVTIQAQVLDMITALKTRLNTAMLLITHDLGVVAQNCDRVAILYAGQIIELGTLSDIFKRPTHPYTKGLLGSIPSLTKEVRRLSPIKGMMPDPTDLPPGCKFAPRCQFATDICRQAVPPSYQISDTHQVRCVLANAEVHNG
- a CDS encoding ABC transporter permease — its product is MKTSDARKQRTLAAETWRRFRKNKLALAGMIVLITLVLIALSTIVIDLVTDNAIYNNYVIKQNLRLRLQGPSKAHLFGLDEFGRDVLMRMLWAVRYSLFMGTIAIALSTVVGVVLGSIAGYYGKVTDNIIMRFMDVLLAIPSMLLATAIVAALGTSLTNVLIAIAISYVPTFARTVRASVLTIKDQEFIEAARAMGASDFRIIFKYILPNSMAPLIVQSTLGVAGAILSIAGLSFLGLGIQPPTPEWGSMLSSARSYIREGWHITVIPGLGIMITILALNVMGDGLRDALDPRLKN
- a CDS encoding ABC transporter permease, producing the protein MGKYIVRRLLMMIPVLLGVTFIVFFIMSLTPGDPAAIILGDQASAESLAQKRIELGLDKPLLVRYASYMGSLFRGDLGVSYRNQLSVAEQVWDKFPNTALLAIAGILVALLIGIPVGILSAKKQYTFMDNSSMVLSLVGVSMPNFWLGLLLSLLFALKLGWLPSQGMGSGFFGLLRSLVLPAITLGTGVAATVVRMTRSSMLEVIRQDYISTARAKGITEKQITNKHMLKNALIPIVTAVGLQFGHLLGGAMLTETIFSWPGLGRLMVDSITSKDIPMVLGAVIFMAVMFSFVNLLVDILYAFLDPRIKSQYKGRKATIRKEVTA